GAAGAGCGGCCAGAACGCAAGCACCGCATAACAAATCAGATAATGTGAGGGGAGGATCGAAGGCGAAGGCAGTTTTCCCTCGCAAATTGTTTTGCCCAACCTGCATTTTGTCTGGCAAGATGCCCGTATCAAGATGTATACGCTGACTCTGGGTGCGCTCTTTTAGCCTTTTAGTCTGGCACAATGGATTGCTACACTTTGGATTTGTGAAGGTTGTTCTATGGTTTACGGCCACCAAAATGAATGACCGAGAGTggcaacattttaaaatgacCAAATAAATGGTTTGAAATATAAATGGGGAGCACATATTCAACAGAGGCAATTTGCCAGTAGTCTGCTTGAAATCCTTAAGAGCAAAAAGCTGAATTGGCTATTTGCACGCTTATTACAGtcaaaattttatattttatctAGTTTTATAGGTTAACATAATTGCTTTCTTTGAAGGCCCTCTTATCATATTTTATGTAAAGCAATGCCTTTACTTTAGCTTTCATTTAACAACGAAACTTCCCTTTTTGAACTCCATTGATAAATATTGATTACCCTATCCGCAAGGTGGGAACCACGCTCGTGCTGCGACACAATTGCTGCCCAAAAGGAGGATACTTCTTGGCCATATCCTATTTGTAGTTCATCTCCTTCCATTCGACACAGCGCTTTTAATTTTCGCaatggtttttgtttaaaaactCAGTTACTGGCTGTGGCAGTGCTGATATTTACAATCAATTAAAACGCGTAAAACGCGTTGGCCGCAAATTTCATTACGTGCGACAGTTTCCAGGGACGACCGGCGACTGACTGTGAACGGAAAATGGGATCGCTTCGGGTTGGTTTGGGTTTTCTGGCTGCCACTGTGGGTGACGCGGGGTGCGGCGCGTGTGAAATGCTTTTTGTGgcaattaaatatgcaaaagtAGTTACTCACACACGCAGAGCCATTGCTCTTCTGCTGTATGCTCCGGCATAATATAActtaatatttaatcaaatttgggCTTCGTCGCTGACAGTTTCagacaaataacaaaaatatgaaactcACTTAAGGGTTTTTCGATGTCCACAAGTGCGGAGATGGTATCGAGCCAGATACGTcttaaaagcatttaaaagtTTCTTTGCAACATGTTTCCCAACTATAATAATCAACATGTTTTCCacgttttttcctttttgcagGAGGTTGGTAGTattattggtaaaaagggtgaaATTGTCAACAGATTTCGTGAAGAGGTAAGTCCCTCATCCAAAAAGTTTTAACAAATCCGCAACTAATTCGGTATTCTTCCCCCAGTCTGGTGCCAAAATCAACATTTCGGATGGGTCATGCCCGGAACGTATTGTGACTGTGTCTGGTACAACTAATGCAATCTTTTCGGCATTTACGCTCATTACAAAGAAGTTCGAAGAGGTATGTGTGCGGTACAACTGGGCATTCCCTATTATAGTCAACtccatacacacacaaacacacacaccctaCTTTCCAATTCACATTACTAACTTCTGACCCGTTTCAGTGGTGCTCGCAGTTCAATGATGTAGGCAAAGTTGGAAAAACTCAAATACCCATTCGATTGATTGTGCCCGCCAGTCAATGTGGATCGTTAATTGGTAAGCGGATTAGAAACATAACCAGTAATCACCACTAATGCCATCAATTCGCACTCGGGACAGGCAAGAGTGGTTCAAAGATCAAGGAAATTCGTCAGACCACGGGCTGCTCCATCCAAGTGGCCAGTGAAATGCTACCCAACTCCACAGAGCGGGCGGTAACTTTGAGCGGCAGTGCCGAGCAGATCACCCAGTGCATCTATCAGATATGTCTTGTCATGTTGGAGGTGAGTTTGCTATACACTATTCAGGAACTACTCCAAATAGGGTTTCAGTCGACGAAGTTTATTAGAAGTTTCCTTTTATTTCCgtaaatttatatttcttttatttaaacaGTCCCCACCACGCGGTGCTACCATCCCGTACCGACCAAAACCGCAGGTTACTGGCCCCGTCATCCTGGCCAATGGACAGGCCTTTACCATCCAAGGAAACTATGCGGTGCCCACACAAGAGGTATGTAGGTGGACGTCTGGCCGAATTCGCACCCAGAAAACTAGGCTATACGTGTTGTTAAGATCAGTGAACAGTGTTGTGTACTCTATTGCCACCGCAGCTATATATCTCGCTCTGTCTCTATCTTAACCGACCCCACATGAGTCCAGCTAAACAATTTCGTATCTACATATTTGAGTTTGTCCCGTCCAAGCCCAACTATCTTTTTGGTTACTGCGCGACTTCACTTTCTATTTATCCTTTTAATATTTCTTCAGTTTATGTCATTATATTTCTCTGTCCatatttttctctctcttGTGTTTCCGCCGAATATCCACTGCCAGTTTCCCTTGTTCTATAGACCCCGATAATTATTTGCTATTTGCAACACCGTCCACAAGTCCCTCCCCTCTTTTTCCTAAATCTCTTCACTTGGAGACCCCTGATTGCAGTCCATAGAAAAAACTCCTGCGATTTGTGACCCTTTTCTGACCCTTCTAAGCCCAAACCTCACAATCTACTGTACCGATTACCGTTAAAGATACCGATTCTAAAACCAATACCGAACCGATTACCGCTCCCAATCGTCGTACCCATGAGGTTCATATATTTTCAAGTCCAAGTGGTGATCCCGAACAGTAAACTAATGTGTTAACAAACTTTACAGCCATCGCATCGCCGATTATAATTAacgaaattatttaaaataaactttaaaatatgtaattttgttttgcttttagtTTCTTTTGCACTCTCTTCTCTCAGGTTAAGAGCGTGTGTCTGCGAGGAGAGTGCGTGCGCGTTTGGTCTCTCTCTTAGACTGTCCCGGCACCTGTCTCTGTCTCGCTGTGAGAGTCTGCG
This portion of the Drosophila santomea strain STO CAGO 1482 chromosome 3L, Prin_Dsan_1.1, whole genome shotgun sequence genome encodes:
- the LOC120449495 gene encoding poly(rC)-binding protein 3 isoform X17, translating into MEDNNTSSSAGGASIKHEDPSVTLTIRLIMQGKEVGSIIGKKGEIVNRFREESGAKINISDGSCPERIVTVSGTTNAIFSAFTLITKKFEEFNDVGKVGKTQIPIRLIVPASQCGSLIGKSGSKIKEIRQTTGCSIQVASEMLPNSTERAVTLSGSAEQITQCIYQICLVMLESPPRGATIPYRPKPQVTGPVILANGQAFTIQGNYAVPTQEVAKNPLASLAALGLAGMNPASTGGINHTALAALAGSQLRTANPANRAQQQQHEMTVSNDLIGCIIGKGGTKIAEIRQISGAMIRISNCEEREGGNTDRTITISGNPDSVALAQYLINMRISMETAGLPIPGYHYIAPSAIVKTPIH
- the LOC120449495 gene encoding poly(rC)-binding protein 3 isoform X15, with protein sequence MEDNNTSSSAGGASIKHEDPSVTLTIRLIMQGKEVGSIIGKKGEIVNRFREESGAKINISDGSCPERIVTVSGTTNAIFSAFTLITKKFEEWCSQFNDVGKVGKTQIPIRLIVPASQCGSLIGKSGSKIKEIRQTTGCSIQVASEMLPNSTERAVTLSGSAEQITQCIYQICLVMLESPPRGATIPYRPKPQVTGPVILANGQAFTIQGNYAVPTQEVAKNPLASLAALGLAGMNPASTGGINHTGSAPAALAALAGSQLRTANPANRAQQQQHEMTVSNDLIGCIIGKGGTKIAEIRQISGAMIRISNCEEREGGNTDRTITISGNPDSVALAQYLINMRISMETAGLPIPGYHYIAPSAIVKTPIH
- the LOC120449495 gene encoding poly(rC)-binding protein 3 isoform X16, encoding MEDNNTSSSAGGASIKHEDPSVTLTIRLIMQGKEVGSIIGKKGEIVNRFREESGAKINISDGSCPERIVTVSGTTNAIFSAFTLITKKFEEWCSQFNDVGKVGKTQIPIRLIVPASQCGSLIGKSGSKIKEIRQTTGCSIQVASEMLPNSTERAVTLSGSAEQITQCIYQICLVMLESPPRGATIPYRPKPQVTGPVILANGQAFTIQGNYAVPTQEVAKNPLASLAALGLAGMNPASTGGINHTAALAALAGSQLRTANPANRAQQQQHEMTVSNDLIGCIIGKGGTKIAEIRQISGAMIRISNCEEREGGNTDRTITISGNPDSVALAQYLINMRISMETAGLPIPGYHYIAPSAIVKTPIH